A genomic segment from Spinacia oleracea cultivar Varoflay chromosome 3, BTI_SOV_V1, whole genome shotgun sequence encodes:
- the LOC130470111 gene encoding protein FAR1-RELATED SEQUENCE 6-like, translated as MKTDSHISRKDVNIDLNEVLDDMAELRLRGETSNQAVHDNALENQFNDDNVTTNFNIDLNECVEETIELSSSDVVEKGEELRTYDVVEEAEVDEEAIELSSNDVVEQGEEAQEDEVAQEDEEAQEDEEPSVNHVDKIPTVGMSFTSGNEFADYCHKYAYNKGFEFSVRSSSLIHEYREEGVNKKGVGDKEPMYHMMRRIRFICNKGAPKRGERTKVTGCKVFVDERLENDMMVIKHCDLSHNHDLYPDHTRLMANYRCIDEQSFQKMVLNDAAGISLNKSFNSLVIGSGGHANVSYNHRDLRNAVNLERRRTIFGGDAAAVEAHFKKMHEFNKDFYSAIQTDKEGKLLNVFWADARCRAQYKDFGDIITFDTTFLCNRYKMPFAPFIGCNHHGSSIVLGAALITYEDAESFVWVFEQWLQCMGKPPMGIITDQCKAIEKAVQTAFPGVPHRLCVWHIMQNASRNLGKYSSWKEIDKDFQVVVHDTLTIEEFDDAWKSMVTKFGLQNDKWINETYRIRASWAPGYWRSSFWAGMSSSQRSEGMNRFFKTYVGLNTCLIQFMKQFEAALRGKVEEEKKLHLDSQNKPYTYNNTLIAEVVFCKAYTNTKFKEVRGEVMGLTHTNIVSTGRDGTKILYDAVEKIPIPVHKAKQKTFQVTIDKEMGEFTCSCMLFEFRGILCRHIIRAIHCEDVNSIPDKYILTRWRKNVVRDYESIKVEYYDPNDSTQVKNSREVAKRNNYISTLALHNSETLSIFMEATEKMRESLEDTIGIKRTDGDDFMDWWDPSSKRVFGRRRIRPKENNKQHLERSAVPVEGASKDPIDQRGKGRAQEKRKKHPAEKKTRKRRKNVVHDTDEDMDEENDEALPNGEQGHVDAGRSAGVTDSYYGGYQYYGGNFINPGYNPNFFAPSSSNYRPNIYLNQQPLGRGYPNFSVRNPQQLSQSYMSQGSNQYSAMRPGF; from the exons ATGAAGACTGATTCCCACATTTCACGCAAAGATGTGAATATAGACCTAAATGAAGTGTTAGATGATATGGCAGAGCTTCGTTTGCGTGGAGAGACATCAAACCAAGCCGTGCATGATAACGCACTGGAGAATCAGTTTAATGATGACAATGTaactacaaatttcaatatagaCCTAAATGAATGTGTGGAGGAGACCATTGAGTTGTCTTCAAGTGATGTGGTGGAAAAGGGCGAGGAGCTTCGTACATATGATGTTGTGGAGGAGGCTGAGGTGGACGAGGAGGCCATTGAGTTGTCTTCAAATGATGTGGTGGAACAGGGCGAGGAGGCTCAGGAGGATGAGGTAGCTCAGGAGGATGAGGAGGCTCAGGAGGATGAGGAGCCATCCGTAAACCATGTTGATAAAATCCCAACTGTGGGGATGTCCTTTACTTCGGGCAATGAATTTGCTGATTACTGCCATAAGTATGCGTATAATAAAGGTTTTGAGTTCTCTGTGAGATCAAGTTCATTAATACATGAGTACCGTGAAGAAGGAGTTAACAAAAAGGGGGTAGGGGATAAAGAGCCCATGTATCATATGATGAGAAGGATTCGATTTATTTGTAACAAAGGAGCCCCGAAAAGGGGGGAAAGAACTAAAGTTACGGGGTGTAAGGTGTTTGTAGATGAGCGGCTAGAGAATGACATGATGGTAATCAAGCATTGTGATTTGTCTCACAATCATGATCTTTATCCGGATCACACCCGGCTAATGGCGAACTATCGATGTATTGATGAACAATCTTTTCAAAAGATGGTTCTGAATGATGCAGCTGGGATATCTTTGAATAAGAGCTTTAACTCGCTTGTGATTGGGAGTGGAGGACATGCAAATGTATCATACAATCACCGCGACCTGAGAAATGCAGTGAACTTGGAACGTAGGCGTACCATTTTTGGAGGTGATGCAGCTGCTGTTGAAGCACACTTTAAGAAAATGCATGAATTCAATAAAGACTTCTACAGTGCAATCCAAACGGATAAAGAAGGGAAGCTCTTGAACGTTTTCTGGGCTGATGCAAGGTGCAGGGCACAATACAAAGATTTTGGAGATATTATCACATTTGATACAACTTTCCTATGCAACAG GTACAAAATGCCTTTTGCTCCTTTTATTGGTTGCAATCATCACGGCTCATCAATCGTCCTTGGTGCTGCCCTAATAACCTACGAGGATGCAGAATCATTTGTTTGGGTATTCGAACAATGGCTGCAGTGTATGGGAAAACCCCCAATGGGCATCATCACCGATCAGTGTAAGGCTATTGAAAAGGCAGTCCAGACTGCATTTCCTGGTGTGCCGCATAGGTTATGTGTTTGGCATATTATGCAGAATGCAAGCAGAAACTTGGGCAAATATTCGAGCTGGAAAGAAATAGATAAAGATTTTCAAGTAGTCGTGCACGACACACTGACCATCGAAGAATTTGATGATGCATGGAAATCCATGGTTACGAAATTTGGGTTACAGAACGACAAATGGATAAATGAAACTTATCGTATTCGGGCCAGTTGGGCCCCTGGTTATTGGCGGAGCTCATTTTGGGCTGGAATGTCATCGTCACAAAGGAGTGAAGGAATGAACCGCTTTTTCAAAACATATGTAGGCTTAAACACGTGTTTGATACAATTCATGAAGCAATTTGAGGCAGCTCTTAGAGGAAAAGTGGAAGAGGAAAAGAAGTTACATCTCGActcacaaaataaaccatatACTTATAACAACACCCTAATTGCGGAGGTAGTGTTCTGCAAGGCATACACCAATACAAAGTTTAAAGAGGTGAGGGGTGAGGTGATGGGTCTGACGCACACAAATATTGTTAGTACTGGCCGTGACGGCACAAAAATCTTATATGATGCGGTGGAGAAGATCCCAATCCCCGTACATAAAGCAAAGCAGAAGACTTTTCAGGTTACCATTGACAAAGAAATGGGTGAGTTTACTTGCTCATGTATGCTTTTTGAGTTTCGGGGAATTTTGTGCAGGCACATCATTCGTGCGATTCATTGTGAGGATGTCAACTCTATACCTGATAAGTACATTTTGACTAGATGGAGGAAAAACGTAGTTAGGGATTACGAGAGTATCAAGGTTGAGTATTATGACCCAAATGACTCAACCCAAGTGAAAAACAGTAGGGAGGTAGCAAAACGGAACAACTACATTTCTACGTTGGCACTGCACAACAGTGAGACACTCTCGATTTTTATGGAAGCCACTGAAAAAATGCGTGAGAGTCTCGAAGATACAATTGGTATTAAGAGGACtgatggtgatgattttatggACTGGTGGGACCCTTCGAGTAAGAGGGTGTTTGGCCGCCGTAGGATAAGGCCAAAGGAAAACAATAAACAACACCTCGAACGCTCCGCAGTGCCAGTTGAAGGGGCCAGTAAAGATCCGATAGACCAAAGAGGCAAAGGTAGGGCTCAAGAGAAAAGGAAAAAGCACCCAGCTGagaaaaaaacaaggaaaagGCGAAAAAATGTTGTGCACGACACAGACGAGGATATGGACGAG GAGAATGATGAGGCATTGCCAAATGGAGAACAAGGCCATGTTGATGCTGGTAGAAGTGCTGGTGTAACTGATTCTTACTACGGTGGATATCAATATTACGGCGGAAATTTTATCAATCCGGGATACAATCCTAACTTTTTCGCACCCAGCAGCAGTAATTATCGTCCGAATATATATCTGAACCAGCAACCACTTGGAAGAGGTTATCCCAACTTCAGCGTGAGGAATCCGCAACAGCTTTCACAGTCATACATGTCGCAAGGATCAAACCAATATTCAGCTATGCGTCCAGGCTTTTGA